Proteins from a genomic interval of Rubinisphaera italica:
- a CDS encoding DUF1501 domain-containing protein produces MLNFEGKGVSHNCNGTTRRDFLQVGTLGAMGLTLADVMAAEAAMKPGEKKDNRSCIMIFNLGAPSHIDLWDMKPDAPSEIRGPFKPISTSSPEIQISELLPRHAQVADKFSLVRSAHHGGAAVHDSGWQIVQTGRQFSGGVNTPHAGAVVNYLKGRRTDLPPFVVLPELMGRGGGNLPNGQAGGFLGKAYDPFALNANPAEKNFQVPDLLPPKEIGTVRLNRRQKLRELVDETANVFEATENAALLNDNFESAFRLMTSPQARDAFDLSKEPASVREKYGMNRFGQCCLLARRLVEAGVRFVTINTFLTVFNEVTWDIHGSKPFTSIEGMRTKICPMYDQAYAALLEDLEERGLLGDTMVCNLSEFGRTPRVNPAGGRDHWPQCFTVYFAGGGVKGGQVVGASDPIGGVPADRPVEPADIVATIFKSLGLDPETTLPGPGNRPFPLVDFGHHPIHELF; encoded by the coding sequence ATGCTGAATTTTGAAGGGAAAGGTGTTTCCCACAATTGCAACGGCACCACCCGTCGCGACTTCCTGCAAGTCGGCACCTTGGGAGCGATGGGGCTGACGCTGGCCGATGTGATGGCAGCCGAGGCGGCGATGAAGCCGGGTGAGAAAAAGGATAATCGCTCCTGCATCATGATTTTCAATCTCGGTGCTCCCAGTCATATCGATTTGTGGGACATGAAGCCCGATGCTCCCTCAGAAATTCGCGGCCCCTTCAAGCCGATTTCGACCAGCTCACCGGAAATTCAAATTTCCGAATTGTTGCCGCGTCACGCTCAAGTCGCCGACAAATTCTCGCTGGTACGCTCTGCTCACCACGGCGGAGCCGCCGTTCACGATTCCGGCTGGCAAATTGTGCAGACCGGCCGTCAGTTTTCTGGCGGGGTCAATACTCCCCATGCCGGTGCGGTCGTGAATTATCTGAAAGGTCGTCGAACAGATTTGCCCCCCTTTGTCGTGCTTCCCGAATTAATGGGTCGGGGTGGGGGCAATTTACCGAATGGTCAAGCCGGCGGATTTCTGGGCAAGGCTTACGATCCTTTTGCCTTGAATGCAAATCCGGCCGAAAAGAATTTTCAGGTTCCCGATTTACTACCGCCCAAAGAAATCGGCACGGTCCGATTAAATCGCCGCCAGAAACTCCGTGAGCTTGTTGACGAAACGGCAAACGTCTTCGAAGCCACAGAAAACGCGGCTTTACTGAATGACAATTTTGAATCCGCATTTCGCCTGATGACCAGTCCGCAGGCTCGCGATGCTTTTGATCTCTCAAAAGAGCCAGCCAGCGTTCGAGAAAAATATGGGATGAATCGATTCGGTCAATGCTGCCTACTCGCTCGACGACTGGTCGAAGCCGGCGTTCGATTTGTAACCATCAACACATTCTTGACTGTGTTCAATGAAGTGACCTGGGACATCCACGGTTCCAAACCGTTCACGTCCATCGAAGGCATGCGGACGAAAATCTGTCCGATGTACGATCAGGCTTACGCAGCTTTGCTCGAAGATCTGGAAGAGCGAGGCTTACTGGGAGATACGATGGTCTGCAATCTGTCTGAGTTTGGCCGCACACCGCGCGTCAACCCGGCTGGAGGTCGCGACCACTGGCCTCAATGCTTCACCGTTTATTTTGCCGGTGGAGGAGTGAAGGGGGGACAGGTTGTCGGTGCGAGCGATCCAATCGGTGGAGTTCCTGCAGATCGTCCCGTTGAACCAGCCGATATCGTCGCCACAATTTTCAAGAGTCTGGGGCTGGACCCCGAAACGACATTGCCGGGCCCAGGAAACCGCCCATTCCCTCTCGTCGACTTCGGCCATCATCCAATTCACGAATTATTTTGA
- a CDS encoding DUF1553 domain-containing protein, which yields MKSCVPIILILIGSLFTNQSSIYAQSVILPAEVVISNPTATQQLLLQKSEGQEVGSQVIKGIEWKSSDESIAQVSAEGIITPIANGKVTISAIYQNETSEATVTVQNVEQKNSPSFRHDILPVLSKAGCNSGACHGALAGKGGFRLSLRAYDPPTDFFNIVKQDQGRRVEFADPGRSLILAKPSGGMPHKGGIRFETDSEEYQIIAHWISSGAPGPTPEDLEVQALTVLPGRSLHQVEEHQKLVVQATFSNGEQRDVTSRVIWSSTNEAVCSVDEHGNVTINGPGEGAIVAWYSSLVAIARITVPFPEVSDPLADQDQVDQRKPKNVLDELIDKQLVRLNLPASAGCTDQTFVRRAYVDTIGRLPTVQETQKFLTNNAPEKRDQLIETLLNSEDFVDFWAYQWSDVMMINGTLLRPQAVKTYYEWLHSHVEKNTPWNEVVQEVVTATGSSVENGATNFYALHQSPEDMTENVSQAFLGLSIGCAKCHNHPLEKWTNDQYYGMANLFARVKAKGWGGESRNGDGIRTLYVTEFGDLVQPRTGKPQPPTPLDAVSLEMDDPSDRRIELAEWLTAPENPYFARSITNRIWARYFGVGLVEMVDDMRATNPASNDELLQAAADYLVEQKFDLKSLMRLILQSNAYQRSSEPLPGNRDEQRFYSRYYPRRMMAEVLHDAIVQVTGVPTKFDFIGFPGADRQKTDFYPEGTRAVELFDSAVENYFLSTFGRNPRNIVCECERSAEPSTVQVLHLSNGETINKKLKDDKGRVAEMLRLRSLGMSDSTLVDELYLSSLGRYTTTHERDEITSMLPGAGSPEERDVVEDIFWAILSTREFLFNH from the coding sequence ATGAAAAGCTGTGTTCCCATTATTTTGATCCTCATTGGTTCGTTATTCACGAATCAATCCTCTATTTATGCGCAATCGGTAATTCTCCCCGCCGAAGTCGTCATCAGTAATCCGACAGCCACTCAACAGTTGCTGTTACAGAAATCAGAAGGTCAGGAAGTCGGCTCTCAAGTCATTAAAGGCATCGAGTGGAAATCATCTGATGAATCGATCGCACAAGTATCAGCCGAGGGCATTATCACACCTATCGCCAATGGCAAAGTGACAATCAGTGCTATTTATCAAAACGAAACGAGTGAGGCTACGGTCACTGTTCAAAATGTAGAGCAGAAAAATTCTCCCTCATTCCGGCACGATATTTTGCCTGTGCTTTCCAAAGCCGGGTGTAATTCCGGTGCCTGTCATGGAGCCCTCGCCGGGAAGGGGGGCTTTCGTCTGTCTTTACGAGCGTATGACCCGCCAACAGATTTCTTCAACATCGTGAAACAGGATCAGGGAAGACGAGTCGAATTTGCCGATCCCGGTCGCAGTCTGATACTTGCCAAACCTTCTGGCGGAATGCCCCACAAAGGAGGCATTCGATTTGAAACCGACTCGGAAGAATATCAGATTATCGCTCACTGGATATCCTCAGGAGCTCCCGGACCGACGCCTGAAGATCTTGAAGTGCAAGCACTCACTGTGTTGCCGGGACGTTCGCTGCATCAGGTGGAAGAGCATCAAAAACTTGTTGTCCAGGCTACTTTTTCAAATGGAGAACAACGTGATGTAACGTCCCGTGTGATCTGGTCTTCGACGAATGAAGCTGTCTGCTCGGTCGACGAGCATGGAAATGTCACCATTAACGGCCCGGGTGAAGGTGCGATTGTTGCCTGGTATTCGAGTCTTGTTGCGATTGCCCGCATTACCGTTCCCTTTCCGGAAGTTTCCGATCCACTGGCCGATCAGGATCAAGTCGATCAGCGGAAGCCGAAGAATGTTCTGGATGAATTGATCGACAAACAACTGGTGCGACTCAACCTCCCAGCCTCTGCAGGGTGTACTGATCAAACCTTTGTTCGCCGTGCTTATGTCGATACTATTGGTCGACTTCCGACCGTTCAGGAAACGCAAAAGTTTCTAACTAATAATGCTCCTGAGAAACGCGATCAACTGATCGAAACGCTGCTCAACTCCGAAGACTTCGTCGATTTCTGGGCCTATCAATGGTCGGACGTGATGATGATCAACGGCACGTTACTCAGGCCGCAAGCGGTGAAGACTTATTACGAATGGCTGCATTCGCATGTCGAAAAGAACACGCCCTGGAATGAGGTCGTGCAGGAAGTCGTCACTGCGACCGGCAGCAGTGTCGAAAATGGGGCGACGAATTTCTATGCCCTGCATCAATCGCCTGAGGATATGACCGAAAATGTTTCGCAGGCTTTTCTCGGATTATCGATCGGCTGTGCCAAGTGCCATAATCACCCTCTCGAAAAATGGACCAACGACCAATACTACGGCATGGCCAACCTGTTCGCCCGCGTGAAGGCCAAAGGTTGGGGAGGCGAGAGTCGCAATGGCGATGGCATCCGCACCCTCTATGTCACCGAATTCGGAGATCTCGTTCAACCAAGAACAGGCAAGCCTCAACCGCCGACGCCGCTCGATGCCGTTTCTCTGGAAATGGATGATCCGTCCGACCGCCGCATTGAACTGGCCGAGTGGTTGACTGCTCCAGAGAATCCCTATTTTGCCCGCTCGATCACCAATCGCATCTGGGCTCGATACTTCGGTGTTGGCCTTGTGGAAATGGTCGATGACATGCGTGCCACCAACCCCGCTTCCAATGACGAATTGTTGCAAGCCGCTGCGGATTATCTTGTCGAACAAAAGTTCGATTTGAAATCACTCATGCGACTGATCCTGCAGTCCAATGCCTATCAGAGATCCAGTGAACCTCTCCCCGGAAATCGGGATGAGCAGCGTTTTTATTCACGATATTATCCCCGTCGAATGATGGCCGAAGTCCTGCATGATGCCATCGTGCAGGTCACTGGAGTTCCGACAAAATTCGACTTCATTGGCTTTCCAGGAGCAGATCGGCAGAAGACGGATTTCTATCCCGAAGGAACACGTGCGGTCGAACTGTTTGATTCGGCCGTCGAAAACTATTTCCTGTCGACATTTGGTCGTAATCCTCGAAATATCGTCTGTGAATGCGAACGCTCTGCGGAACCAAGCACGGTTCAGGTGCTGCATCTTTCCAACGGAGAGACGATCAATAAGAAACTCAAAGACGATAAGGGACGTGTCGCCGAAATGCTGCGACTCCGCTCACTCGGAATGTCGGACTCTACTCTGGTGGACGAACTCTATCTGAGCAGTCTGGGACGATACACTACGACTCACGAGCGAGATGAAATCACATCGATGCTGCCTGGGGCTGGCTCTCCGGAAGAACGCGATGTTGTTGAAGATATTTTCTGGGCCATCCTGAGTACCCGCGAGTTCTTGTTTAATCATTGA